One stretch of Micromonospora echinospora DNA includes these proteins:
- a CDS encoding TetR family transcriptional regulator produces MDVTGPATRTRRSDATRAAILRAARERFAADGYDRATIRAIAADAHIDPSMVMRYYGSKEGLFAAAAEFDLHLPDLAEVPPDRLGETLTRHFVRRWEADGTLVALLRAAATNPGAADRMRGIFAGQLATAVARSGADPATAERRAGLVASQILGLALTRYVVRLPPVVDLDPDELAAWVGPTIQRYLTQPFPPSRASGR; encoded by the coding sequence GTGGACGTGACCGGACCCGCCACCCGCACCCGCCGCTCGGACGCCACCCGGGCGGCCATCCTGCGCGCCGCCCGGGAACGCTTCGCCGCCGACGGCTACGACCGGGCCACCATCCGGGCCATCGCCGCCGACGCCCACATCGACCCGTCGATGGTGATGCGCTACTACGGCAGCAAGGAGGGGCTGTTCGCCGCAGCGGCCGAGTTCGACCTGCACCTGCCCGACCTGGCCGAGGTGCCGCCGGACCGGCTCGGCGAGACACTGACCCGGCACTTCGTGCGCCGCTGGGAGGCGGACGGGACACTCGTCGCGCTGCTCCGGGCCGCCGCCACCAACCCCGGCGCCGCCGACCGGATGCGCGGCATCTTCGCCGGCCAGCTCGCCACCGCCGTGGCCCGGTCCGGCGCCGACCCGGCCACCGCCGAACGCCGGGCCGGTCTGGTGGCCAGCCAGATCCTCGGACTCGCGCTCACCCGGTACGTCGTCCGGCTGCCACCCGTGGTGGACCTCGACCCGGACGAGCTGGCCGCCTGGGTCGGCCCGACGATTCAGCGCTACCTGACCCAACCTTTTCCCCCGTCCCGCGCGTCTGGCCGGTGA
- a CDS encoding FAD-dependent oxidoreductase encodes MLPERTDVLVVGAGPTGLAVAVTLAGHGMTATVVDRLAEPPVTSRAAVVHAGTLEVLDRIGVAAPLAARGLRSARFSVRDRDRVLLTVPFDRLPSRYPYALLISQAETEAVLTDRLAALGGRVLRPYEMTGLDLDGDGAVARFDGGRAVRARWVVGADGMHSRVRELAGIGFGGPADPGESFLLADVRVDSALPRDQVSLFLSRQGPLVWAPLPDGTVRLVATVTDAPREPQAHHFQALLDERGPARRPDRITGMAWSSRFRIHHRIASTYRCGPVLLAGDAAHVHSPAGGQGMNLGLRDAVALGDALAAGPRALDRYAADRRPRAEEVLGFAANLTRLAAAPPFARPLRNLLLRAVSTLPPARHRIAVRLAGFEPPPR; translated from the coding sequence ATGCTGCCCGAACGCACCGACGTCCTCGTGGTGGGAGCCGGTCCGACCGGTCTGGCGGTTGCGGTGACGCTGGCCGGGCACGGGATGACCGCGACAGTTGTCGACCGGCTCGCCGAGCCGCCCGTCACGTCGCGCGCCGCCGTCGTGCACGCCGGCACCCTGGAAGTGCTGGACCGGATCGGGGTCGCCGCGCCGCTGGCCGCCCGAGGGCTGCGCTCGGCCCGGTTCAGCGTCCGCGACCGGGACCGGGTGCTGCTCACCGTCCCCTTCGACCGGTTGCCGTCGCGTTACCCGTACGCGCTGCTCATCTCGCAGGCCGAGACCGAGGCGGTGCTGACCGACCGGCTCGCCGCGCTCGGCGGGCGCGTGCTGCGGCCGTACGAGATGACCGGGCTGGACCTCGACGGCGACGGCGCCGTCGCGCGCTTCGACGGCGGCCGCGCGGTCCGGGCGCGCTGGGTCGTCGGCGCGGACGGGATGCACAGCCGGGTCCGCGAACTCGCCGGCATCGGCTTCGGCGGCCCGGCCGACCCCGGCGAGTCGTTCCTGCTCGCCGACGTGCGCGTGGACAGCGCGCTCCCGCGCGACCAGGTGAGCCTCTTCCTGTCCCGGCAGGGCCCGCTGGTCTGGGCGCCGCTGCCCGACGGCACGGTCCGGCTGGTCGCCACGGTGACCGACGCGCCGCGCGAGCCGCAGGCGCACCACTTCCAGGCGCTGCTCGACGAGCGCGGTCCGGCGCGGCGGCCGGATCGGATCACCGGGATGGCGTGGTCGTCCCGGTTCCGGATCCACCACCGGATCGCGAGCACCTACCGCTGCGGCCCGGTGCTGCTCGCCGGGGACGCGGCGCACGTGCACAGCCCGGCCGGCGGGCAGGGGATGAATCTCGGCCTGCGGGACGCGGTCGCGCTCGGCGACGCGCTCGCCGCCGGCCCGCGGGCCCTCGACCGGTACGCGGCCGACCGCCGCCCCCGCGCCGAGGAGGTGCTCGGCTTCGCCGCCAACCTGACCCGCCTCGCCGCCGCCCCACCCTTCGCGCGCCCGCTGCGCAACCTGCTGCTCCGAGCGGTCTCCACCCTCCCCCCGGCCCGCCACCGCATCGCAGTCCGCCTCGCGGGCTTCGAACCACCACCCCGCTGA
- a CDS encoding HSP90 family protein: MDRTFQVDLRGVVDLLSHHLYGSPRVYVRELLQNAVDAITARRSTEPDAPARVRIEPPELTGDGTLRVHDTGIGLTEAQVHELLATIGRSSKRDELGFSRHEFLGQFGIGLLSCFLVADEIRVVTRHADEPTVLWTGWSDGRYAVRLAEPEQARDEPGTTVTLLPRRDADQWLGVPTVTELARLYGSLLPVDVRVGDTPTTAGPPPWPTTPGAPVDRAALQRYAQELLGFVPFDVVPLSVPEAGLTGVAFILPTAVNPAARAGHRVYLKRMLLSEHADGLLPEWAFFAHCVVDASELRPTASREALYEDALLTTVRDALGDQIRGWLVRLAKHDPRRLGEFLQVHHLGVKALAMHDDEMLRLVDQWWPMDTNVGTMTLAEFRQRHGVLRYAASLDEFRQLAAVAAAQDVAVVNGGYTYDTELIERLPTVDRSVLIERLEPSDLTTRFEILDPATELALRPFLTGAQRALERLGCEVVIRAYDPVSLPALYLVSRSAAFHDQLAASRDKADDLWGGVLDALAASAPPDRPQLVLNHRNPLVRRVTTLADPELVGLAVEALYGQALLLGHHPIRAADAALLNSSFLGLLGRAVPGVTRD; encoded by the coding sequence TTGGACCGCACCTTCCAGGTGGACCTCCGTGGCGTGGTCGACCTGCTCAGTCACCACCTGTACGGCAGCCCGCGCGTGTACGTGCGCGAGCTGCTCCAGAACGCCGTCGACGCGATCACCGCGCGCCGGTCCACCGAGCCGGACGCCCCGGCCCGGGTACGCATCGAGCCGCCGGAGCTGACCGGCGACGGGACGCTGCGCGTGCACGACACCGGCATCGGCCTCACCGAGGCGCAGGTGCACGAGCTGCTCGCCACCATCGGCCGCAGCTCCAAGCGCGACGAGCTGGGCTTCTCCCGGCACGAGTTCCTCGGCCAGTTCGGCATCGGGCTGCTCTCCTGCTTCCTGGTCGCGGACGAGATCCGGGTGGTCACCCGGCACGCCGACGAGCCCACAGTGCTCTGGACGGGCTGGTCCGACGGGCGGTACGCGGTGCGGCTCGCCGAACCCGAGCAGGCACGCGACGAGCCCGGCACCACAGTGACGCTGCTGCCCCGGCGCGACGCCGACCAGTGGCTCGGCGTACCCACAGTCACCGAGCTGGCCCGCCTCTACGGCAGCCTGCTGCCGGTCGACGTCCGGGTCGGTGACACGCCGACCACCGCCGGGCCGCCGCCGTGGCCCACCACGCCCGGAGCGCCTGTCGACCGCGCCGCGCTCCAGCGGTACGCGCAGGAGCTGCTCGGGTTCGTCCCGTTCGACGTGGTGCCGCTGTCGGTGCCCGAGGCCGGCCTCACCGGAGTCGCATTCATCCTGCCCACCGCGGTGAACCCGGCCGCCCGCGCCGGGCACCGGGTCTACCTCAAGCGGATGCTGCTCAGCGAGCACGCCGACGGGCTGCTGCCCGAGTGGGCCTTCTTCGCCCACTGCGTGGTCGACGCGAGCGAGCTGCGCCCCACCGCCAGCCGCGAGGCGCTCTACGAGGACGCGCTGCTCACCACGGTCCGGGACGCGCTCGGGGACCAGATCCGGGGCTGGCTGGTGCGGCTGGCCAAGCACGACCCGCGCCGCCTCGGCGAGTTCCTCCAGGTGCACCACCTGGGCGTCAAGGCGCTCGCGATGCACGACGACGAGATGCTGCGGCTTGTCGACCAGTGGTGGCCGATGGACACGAACGTGGGCACGATGACGCTCGCCGAGTTCCGGCAGCGGCACGGCGTGCTCCGGTACGCCGCCAGCCTGGACGAGTTCCGCCAGCTCGCCGCCGTGGCCGCCGCACAGGACGTGGCAGTCGTGAACGGCGGCTACACGTACGACACCGAGCTGATCGAGCGACTGCCCACCGTGGATCGGTCGGTGCTCATCGAACGGCTGGAGCCGAGCGACCTCACCACCCGGTTCGAGATCCTCGACCCGGCGACGGAGCTGGCCCTGCGGCCGTTCCTGACCGGGGCGCAGCGGGCGCTGGAGCGGCTCGGCTGCGAGGTCGTGATCCGGGCGTACGACCCGGTCTCGCTGCCCGCGCTCTACCTGGTGTCCCGCTCGGCCGCGTTCCACGACCAGCTCGCCGCCAGCCGGGACAAGGCCGACGACCTGTGGGGCGGGGTGCTCGACGCGCTCGCCGCCTCCGCCCCGCCGGACCGCCCGCAACTCGTGCTCAACCACCGCAACCCGCTGGTCCGCCGGGTGACCACGCTCGCCGACCCGGAGCTGGTCGGGCTGGCCGTCGAGGCGCTCTACGGGCAGGCCCTGCTGCTCGGGCACCACCCGATCCGGGCGGCCGACGCCGCGCTGCTGAACAGTTCCTTCCTCGGCCTGCTCGGCCGGGCCGTACCGGGAGTGACGCGTGACTGA